Genomic DNA from Enterococcus saccharolyticus subsp. saccharolyticus:
CATGGAGTTCTCTTGCTAAACGATGACGTTCATTTTCTAAAATCTCTTCTTTCGTTTGTCCATCAACCACTTGAGGACGTGCATTTAAAATTTGCAACTCACTCGACATCTCTTTTAGTTTTTCTTTGATTTGATGAATGTCATTGTCCATATTAAATAATTCTTTATTTGAAGCAGATAATGGCATATTCTCATTCAATGTTTTACTTTCTAAGTTACCATTTGCTAATAAGCGCATTTTTTCTTCAATTGGTGCCAGTAATCTTTTTTGGGTAAATGATAGTAACACAAAAATAGAGATACCTACTACAATCGCAATGGCTAATAAATAAAAAATCATGGGGATAAATAATACTTTAACTTGAAATAATTGCAACCACCAGTTTTTTTGACCAGTGGCAAATAAATAGGTAAATAAAACAAAAACTAAGATGAGTAAGGTCGCAATGCCACTATACAATGCGAGCATACTTCGTGAGGTTTTAGCAATCATACACGAATCACCTCTAAATCTCCCACTAAGGTGTTAGATACAATTTTTAAACGTCGTGGACTAGTACTATAATCACTACTTACAACAGTTAATACTTCATTTCGCAATTCCGTTTCTTTTTCTTCAAAAGTCACTGAACCAACAAATGCCGCATGTTCTAGTTGAACACCAATCCCGGTTGGAATCAAAATTCGTGTCCGACCAAACCCTTTTCTTACTAATACAATATTATCATTTTTTGGCAAGATTGTATTCCCTAAATCAATGATTGTATCGCCGGATAAAATACTGAGATTAATATCGTCCCATTCATATACTTGATTGCCAATACGTTCGTTGCCAAACCATTGTTGTTTTTTCTTTTTGCCGTCGTGGTTTTGTGGTTCATCTGTTTCCACCATGATGATTTGTTTTTTGCGCCAAAAAGAATGTTTTGAAAAATCAATTCCTGAAATTTCTACTCCTTTTAGTCCAATAAAAAGAATCGCAAAAACAATCATTAACCATAAAGCTGGGCTATTTAATAAACTAACTAGAATCATCAAACAACCGACAATTAATTGAAAATTCTTTGTACGTAAATGTTTTTTACGTTTCATTGCTAAATAAACATTTAACATTCCAATGCCCAATAAAATTAATAACGGTGTATTATTAATAATTTGCCACACAGCAAGTAAAAACAATAATGCTTCTACGACAAAAAAGAACCGCCATGGACTATTCATAGAATTTCCTCCTCTACTCCAATTTCTCTGCTTATCATACTCGTTTTTATCACAAACTACATCCGTCGTGAGGCTGAAAATAACAAATAAATAGGAATAAACCCTTATGGTCTATTCCTATTATCAGTGCTACTTATTTTACATCCACGATTTTAACTAACATGTCTCCACCAGGTGTTGAGATAGTTACTTCATCATTAATTTTTTTACCAATTAAAGCTTGCGCAATCGGTGAATCATTTGAAATCTTACCAGAGAATGGATCTGCTTCGGCACTACCGACAATTGTATATTCTTCTTCCTCTTCGTCTGGTAATTCTTTAAAGACAACTGTTTTACCGATGGATACTTCATCTTGATCTACGCCATCATTATCAATGATTTGTGCAAAACGAATCATTGTTTCTAACGTAGTAATACGACCTTCTACAAAAGCTTGTTCATCTTTTGCAGATTCGTATTCAGAGTT
This window encodes:
- the liaF gene encoding cell wall-active antibiotics response protein LiaF, with the translated sequence MNSPWRFFFVVEALLFLLAVWQIINNTPLLILLGIGMLNVYLAMKRKKHLRTKNFQLIVGCLMILVSLLNSPALWLMIVFAILFIGLKGVEISGIDFSKHSFWRKKQIIMVETDEPQNHDGKKKKQQWFGNERIGNQVYEWDDINLSILSGDTIIDLGNTILPKNDNIVLVRKGFGRTRILIPTGIGVQLEHAAFVGSVTFEEKETELRNEVLTVVSSDYSTSPRRLKIVSNTLVGDLEVIRV
- the greA gene encoding transcription elongation factor GreA; this encodes MVEKVYPMTIEGKEKLEQELEELKTVKRGEIIERIKVARSFGDLSENSEYESAKDEQAFVEGRITTLETMIRFAQIIDNDGVDQDEVSIGKTVVFKELPDEEEEEYTIVGSAEADPFSGKISNDSPIAQALIGKKINDEVTISTPGGDMLVKIVDVK